The following are encoded in a window of Pongo abelii isolate AG06213 chromosome 16, NHGRI_mPonAbe1-v2.0_pri, whole genome shotgun sequence genomic DNA:
- the LOC100457401 gene encoding LOW QUALITY PROTEIN: olfactory receptor 4F21-like (The sequence of the model RefSeq protein was modified relative to this genomic sequence to represent the inferred CDS: inserted 2 bases in 1 codon) — MVGANHSVVSEFVFLGLTNSWEIXDLSFIDLGVSSVTSPKMMYDLFRKRKVISFGGCIAQIFFIHVTGGVEMVLLIAMAFDRYVAICKPLHYLAIMNPRMYMFFLVAAWMMGLIHSVVQLVFVVNLPFCGPNVLDSFYCDLPRFIKLACTDTYRLEFTVAANSGFISLGSFFTLIISYVVIILTVLKHSSAGLSKALSTLSAHISVVVLFFGPLIFVYTWPSPSTQLDKFLAIFDAVLTPVLNPIIYTFRNQEMKVAMRKVCRQLVNCRKIS; from the exons ATGGTTGGGGCAAATCACTCCGTGGTGTCAGAGTTTGTGTTCCTGGGACTCACCAATTCCTGGGAGAT CGACCTCTCCTTCATCGACCTGGGTGTTTCCTCTGTCACTTCTCCCAAGATGATGTATGACCTGTTCAGAAAGCGCAAAGTCATCTCCTTTGGAGGCTGCATCGCTCAAATCttcttcatccatgtcactggcGGTGTGGAGATGGTGCTGCTCATAGCCATGGCCTTTGACAGGTATGTGGCCATATGTAAGCCCCTCCACTACCTGGCCATTATGAACCCAAGAATGTACATGTTCTTCTTAGTGGCTGCCTGGATGATGGGCCTTATCCACTCTGTAGTTCAATTGGTTTTTGTAGTAAACTTGCCCTTCTGTGGCCCTAATGTATTGGACAGCTTTTACTGTGACCTTCCTCGGTTCATCAAACTTGCCTGCACAGACACGTACCGACTGGAGTTCACGGTTGCAGCCAACAGTGGATTCATCTCTCTGGGCTCCTTCTTCACACTGATCATTTCCTATGTTGTCATCATTCTCactgttctgaaacactcttcaGCTGGTTTATCCAAGGCTCTGTCCACACTTTCAGCTCACATCAGTGTGGTAGTTTTGTTCTTTGGTCCTTTGATTTTCGTCTATACATGGCCATCTCCCTCCACACAACTGGATAAGTTTCTGGCCATCTTTGATGCAGTTCTCACTCCTGTTTTAAATCCTATAATCTACACATTCAGGAATCAAGAAATGAAGGTGGCAATGAGGAAAGTTTGCAGACAACTAGTAAATTGCAGGAAGATCTCCTAA